A region from the Aeromicrobium choanae genome encodes:
- a CDS encoding MBL fold metallo-hydrolase: MRLTIVGCSGSFPGPDSAASCYLVEAPFEDRTFRLVLDLGSGALGPLQEYIDLRDIDAISLSHLHADHCFDMSGLYVVRKYHPAGPPPKIPVYAPPGSDWQLSNAYGTTAPNGMTLPFEFHDLVDGLETTIGPFTLTARRTPHPVEAYAIRVENEGRVLVYSGDTGPDDGLAEFATGADVFLCEASFVESAENPPDLHLTGADAGRIAGKARVSRLLLTHIPPWTDRDEVEADLATTWSGERALVRPGDVVEL, from the coding sequence GTGAGGCTCACGATCGTCGGCTGCTCCGGCTCGTTCCCGGGCCCGGACTCCGCCGCCAGCTGCTACCTCGTCGAGGCGCCGTTCGAGGACCGCACCTTCCGCCTGGTGCTCGACCTCGGCTCGGGGGCGCTCGGCCCGCTGCAGGAGTACATCGACCTGCGCGACATCGACGCGATCAGCCTGTCCCACCTGCACGCCGACCACTGCTTCGACATGAGCGGGCTCTACGTCGTGCGCAAGTACCACCCCGCGGGCCCGCCGCCGAAGATCCCGGTCTACGCGCCGCCGGGCAGCGACTGGCAGCTCTCGAACGCCTACGGGACCACCGCGCCCAACGGGATGACGCTGCCCTTCGAGTTCCACGACCTCGTCGACGGTCTCGAGACCACCATCGGGCCGTTCACCCTGACGGCGCGTCGCACCCCGCACCCCGTGGAGGCGTACGCGATCCGCGTCGAGAACGAGGGACGCGTCCTGGTGTACTCCGGTGACACCGGGCCCGACGACGGGCTGGCCGAGTTCGCCACGGGCGCCGACGTGTTCCTGTGCGAGGCGTCGTTCGTCGAGTCCGCCGAGAACCCGCCCGACCTGCACCTCACGGGGGCCGACGCGGGCCGCATCGCGGGGAAGGCCCGGGTGAGCCGGCTGCTGCTCACGCACATCCCGCCGTGGACCGATCGCGACGAGGTCGAGGCCGACCTCGCGACCACGTGGTCCGGGGAGCGAGCGCTCGTCCGTCCCGGCGACGTAGTCGAGTTGTAA